One Thermococcus kodakarensis KOD1 genomic window carries:
- the minD gene encoding cell division ATPase MinD — MGHLISIASGKGGTGKTTTTSNLSVALGKMGYKVLAVDADLTMANLSLVMGIDDAETTIHDVLAGEADIKDAIYSTSYENVDLIPAAVDWEHVLKADPRRLPSTIKPLKSEYDFVLIDCPAGLQMDAMNAMMSGEEVILVTNPEISCITDTMKVGIVLRKAGLAVLGFVLNRYGRSENDIPPDAAEEVMEVPLLVVIPEDPKVREATLEGVPVVEYAPDSEGAKAFMALAEEVSRIAGFKARVMG, encoded by the coding sequence ATGGGTCATTTAATCTCGATAGCCAGCGGTAAGGGTGGGACTGGCAAGACAACCACCACCTCCAACCTTTCGGTGGCCCTCGGAAAGATGGGCTACAAAGTCCTCGCCGTTGATGCTGACCTTACAATGGCAAACCTCAGCCTCGTTATGGGGATAGACGACGCTGAAACCACGATACACGACGTTCTCGCAGGCGAAGCAGACATCAAAGACGCTATCTACTCAACGAGCTATGAGAACGTTGATCTGATTCCGGCGGCGGTTGACTGGGAGCACGTCCTTAAGGCAGACCCGAGGAGGCTCCCCTCAACGATAAAGCCGCTGAAATCGGAGTATGACTTCGTGCTGATCGACTGTCCAGCGGGCCTTCAGATGGACGCGATGAACGCCATGATGAGCGGCGAAGAGGTGATCCTTGTTACGAACCCAGAGATATCCTGTATAACAGATACGATGAAGGTTGGCATAGTTCTCAGAAAGGCAGGGCTGGCGGTTCTCGGCTTTGTCCTCAACCGCTATGGAAGGAGCGAGAACGACATACCGCCCGACGCGGCCGAGGAAGTTATGGAGGTTCCCCTGCTTGTGGTTATCCCCGAAGACCCGAAGGTTAGGGAAGCCACACTGGAAGGAGTTCCGGTAGTTGAGTATGCTCCCGACTCGGAGGGTGCCAAGGCGTTTATGGCACTGGCGGAGGAGGTAAGCAGGATAGCTGGCTTCAAGGCAAGGGTGATGGGATGA
- a CDS encoding PINc/VapC family ATPase, which translates to MRVLVPDTSVIVDGRLTQFLSTLGEKVKVVVPEAVVAEIEHQANEGKAIGHVGLEELKKLREMADRGEILLEFYGERPDLWQIRRAKAGEIDNMVREVAQTLSATLVTGDQVQRDIAIAKGIDVIYLTTKKEVRHRLEDFFDDTTMSVHLKAGIRPLAKKGRPGEWRLVPVRDEPLTDVELEEIADDIVERAKRDPESFIELDEPGATVVQLRNYRIVIAKPPFSDRIEITAVRPITKLSIEDYELSERLLERLRDKAAGILIAGAPGEGKTTFAQALAEWYASMGKIVKTMEKPRDLQVSEEITQYTALKGSMELTGDILLLVRPDYTIFDEMRKTSDFKIYSDLRLAGVGMIGVVHATKPIDAIQRFIGRVELGMIPQIVDTVIFIKAGRVAKVLTLEYLVKVPSGMKEEDLARPVIEVRDFETGELEYEIYTYGEEVSVVPVKKEEKAPALRLAEKRLKQEIKKFLPDVNAEVEIVSPHKAVIYADEFDIPAIIGKKGKRITELEKRIGISIDVKSFAEREELKPKERIPVEVEEKKKTIVLRVSPEYAKKPLKFYGGEQYVFTATPSRKGLVKVSKSTPIGKELKRLLDAGIPIWAST; encoded by the coding sequence ATGAGAGTGCTTGTTCCGGATACGAGCGTCATAGTTGACGGCAGGCTCACGCAGTTCCTGTCAACGCTGGGCGAGAAGGTCAAGGTCGTTGTTCCAGAGGCCGTCGTGGCTGAGATAGAGCACCAGGCCAACGAGGGAAAGGCGATAGGCCACGTTGGTCTGGAGGAACTGAAGAAGCTCCGCGAGATGGCTGATAGGGGCGAGATCCTCCTTGAGTTCTACGGCGAGAGGCCCGACCTCTGGCAGATAAGACGCGCCAAGGCGGGAGAGATAGACAACATGGTCCGGGAGGTAGCCCAGACTCTCAGCGCGACCCTCGTAACCGGCGACCAGGTTCAGAGGGACATAGCGATAGCCAAGGGCATAGACGTGATTTACCTTACCACCAAGAAGGAAGTCAGGCACCGCCTTGAGGACTTCTTTGATGACACAACCATGAGTGTCCACCTGAAGGCCGGGATAAGGCCGCTCGCGAAGAAGGGACGGCCCGGCGAATGGAGGCTCGTCCCGGTTAGAGACGAACCGCTCACCGATGTGGAGCTTGAGGAGATAGCTGATGACATCGTCGAGAGGGCAAAGCGCGACCCGGAGAGCTTCATCGAGCTCGACGAACCCGGAGCAACTGTGGTTCAGCTGAGGAACTACCGTATCGTCATAGCCAAACCGCCGTTCTCGGACAGGATAGAAATAACCGCGGTCAGACCGATAACCAAGCTCTCAATAGAGGACTACGAACTGAGCGAGAGGCTTTTGGAGAGGCTCAGGGACAAGGCCGCCGGAATACTCATAGCCGGTGCCCCCGGTGAGGGTAAGACGACCTTCGCCCAGGCCCTCGCAGAGTGGTACGCGAGCATGGGCAAGATCGTCAAGACCATGGAGAAGCCCAGAGATTTGCAGGTCAGCGAGGAGATAACTCAGTACACGGCACTAAAGGGGAGCATGGAGCTTACTGGAGACATCCTCCTTCTGGTAAGGCCGGACTACACGATATTCGACGAGATGAGGAAAACCAGCGACTTCAAGATATATTCCGACCTCAGACTCGCTGGAGTTGGAATGATAGGCGTTGTCCACGCCACGAAGCCGATAGACGCTATCCAGCGCTTCATCGGAAGGGTCGAGCTTGGAATGATACCGCAGATAGTGGATACGGTGATTTTCATCAAGGCCGGAAGGGTCGCCAAGGTTCTGACCCTCGAATACCTGGTCAAGGTGCCTAGCGGAATGAAGGAGGAGGACTTAGCCAGGCCAGTGATAGAGGTTCGCGACTTCGAGACTGGCGAGCTTGAGTACGAGATATACACCTACGGCGAGGAGGTAAGCGTCGTCCCCGTCAAGAAGGAGGAGAAAGCTCCTGCACTCAGACTCGCAGAGAAGAGGCTCAAGCAGGAGATAAAGAAGTTCCTGCCCGATGTCAACGCCGAGGTCGAGATAGTCAGCCCCCACAAGGCGGTGATCTACGCCGACGAGTTCGATATTCCAGCGATAATCGGCAAGAAGGGGAAGCGCATCACGGAGCTTGAGAAGAGGATAGGCATAAGCATAGACGTCAAGAGCTTTGCCGAGAGGGAAGAACTCAAGCCGAAGGAGAGGATTCCCGTCGAAGTCGAGGAGAAAAAGAAGACGATAGTCCTCAGAGTATCGCCGGAGTACGCCAAAAAGCCGCTCAAGTTCTACGGCGGCGAGCAGTACGTCTTCACGGCCACACCAAGCAGGAAGGGCCTCGTCAAGGTCAGCAAGAGCACGCCGATAGGAAAGGAGCTGAAGAGGCTCCTCGATGCGGGGATACCGATATGGGCATCCACTTAG
- a CDS encoding Maf-like protein, translated as MLVLASASPRRREILSRFIREFQIIPSSASEECSIADPREHALELARRKAREVYERLGKKATVIGADTVVSIGGKILGKPGNEEEAFRMLKTLSGRMHLVTTGYCIIHRGEEHCGAVVTEVKFRELDEDLIWAYIRTGEPMDKAGAYGIQGKGGLFVEWIRGDYYNVVGFPIEIIWKLKELGFDVLSR; from the coding sequence ATGCTAGTGCTTGCGTCGGCCTCACCGAGGAGGAGAGAGATACTTTCGAGGTTCATAAGGGAGTTCCAGATAATCCCAAGCAGTGCCAGCGAGGAGTGCTCAATAGCAGATCCGAGAGAGCACGCCCTTGAGCTTGCTCGTAGAAAGGCGAGGGAAGTTTACGAGAGGCTTGGCAAGAAGGCGACTGTGATAGGGGCCGATACCGTCGTCAGCATAGGCGGGAAAATACTCGGCAAACCAGGAAACGAGGAAGAGGCCTTCAGGATGCTCAAGACCCTGAGCGGGAGGATGCACCTGGTAACTACGGGCTACTGCATCATCCACCGCGGAGAGGAGCACTGCGGCGCGGTAGTTACGGAAGTGAAGTTCAGGGAGCTGGACGAGGACCTTATCTGGGCCTATATCAGGACGGGGGAGCCGATGGACAAGGCAGGGGCCTATGGAATTCAGGGAAAGGGCGGACTATTCGTGGAGTGGATACGGGGGGACTACTACAACGTCGTGGGCTTTCCCATCGAGATAATCTGGAAGCTCAAGGAGCTGGGTTTTGACGTTCTATCACGCTAA
- a CDS encoding sugar phosphate nucleotidyltransferase, which produces MKAVILAGGFGTRLRPISSTRPKPMVPVLGKPNLQYLLENIEKIPEIDEVILSVHYMRGEIREFIDEKMADYPKDIRFVNDPMPLETGGALKNVEEYVSDDFLVIYGDVFTNFNFRELIEAHRNNDGLITVAVTKVYDPERFGVVETDENGKVTHFEEKPHRPKTNLVDAGIYVVNKKVLEEIPKGKEVYFEREVLPKFVARGEVYAYRMPRDAYWVDLGTPDDLFYAHQIAMDEIAKDNGYITIKEGAEVPDDVEIQGPVYIDEGAKIGHGVKIKAYTYIGPNTIVEDKAYLKRSILIGSDIIKERAELKDTILGEGVVVGKNVIIKENAVVGDYARIADDLVIYGAKVLPWKKVEEYEAYIKVKLDPTKVRPGQYPDHCPLGLPECIYKKFKAIAGEKPPCDECIENQWLF; this is translated from the coding sequence ATGAAGGCGGTTATTCTTGCGGGTGGTTTTGGAACCCGCCTCAGGCCGATTTCCTCAACGAGACCGAAGCCGATGGTTCCAGTCCTTGGAAAGCCGAACCTCCAGTACCTCCTCGAGAACATTGAGAAGATACCCGAGATCGACGAGGTCATCCTCTCAGTCCACTACATGCGCGGCGAGATTAGGGAGTTCATAGACGAGAAGATGGCCGACTATCCAAAGGACATTCGCTTCGTTAACGACCCGATGCCCCTTGAGACCGGTGGCGCGCTCAAGAACGTTGAAGAGTACGTGAGCGACGACTTCCTGGTCATCTACGGTGACGTGTTCACCAACTTCAACTTCAGGGAGCTGATAGAGGCCCACAGGAACAACGACGGGCTGATAACGGTCGCGGTGACCAAGGTCTACGACCCGGAGCGCTTCGGTGTCGTTGAAACCGACGAGAACGGCAAGGTCACACACTTCGAGGAGAAGCCCCACAGGCCGAAGACGAACCTCGTGGATGCCGGAATCTACGTCGTGAACAAGAAAGTCCTCGAGGAGATTCCGAAGGGCAAGGAGGTCTACTTCGAGAGGGAAGTCCTGCCGAAGTTCGTGGCCAGGGGCGAAGTTTACGCCTACAGGATGCCCAGAGATGCCTACTGGGTCGATCTCGGAACACCCGACGACCTCTTCTACGCCCACCAGATAGCCATGGACGAGATAGCCAAGGACAACGGCTACATTACCATCAAGGAGGGCGCTGAAGTTCCGGACGACGTTGAGATTCAGGGACCAGTCTACATCGACGAGGGAGCGAAGATCGGCCACGGCGTCAAGATAAAGGCCTACACCTACATCGGCCCGAACACAATCGTGGAGGACAAGGCATACCTTAAGCGCTCGATACTCATCGGCAGCGACATCATCAAGGAGCGCGCCGAGCTGAAGGACACCATCCTCGGCGAGGGTGTTGTCGTAGGAAAGAACGTAATCATCAAAGAGAACGCCGTCGTCGGCGACTACGCAAGGATAGCAGACGACCTCGTAATCTACGGCGCTAAGGTACTTCCCTGGAAGAAGGTCGAGGAGTACGAGGCCTACATAAAGGTCAAGCTCGATCCGACGAAGGTCAGGCCGGGTCAGTATCCTGACCACTGCCCGCTCGGCCTGCCGGAGTGTATCTACAAAAAGTTCAAGGCCATCGCCGGCGAGAAGCCGCCGTGCGACGAGTGTATCGAGAACCAGTGGCTGTTCTGA
- a CDS encoding winged helix-turn-helix transcriptional regulator: MGKLEDVLELIKAGVTNEREIAERLGLSSKEVEDIIKILESLGYVEKVEFGSKACETCPLKKVCYGSCLRPTGAKAFKLTEKAFSLER; this comes from the coding sequence ATGGGAAAGCTTGAGGATGTTCTGGAGCTGATAAAAGCTGGCGTCACCAACGAGCGCGAAATCGCCGAAAGGCTTGGACTCTCATCTAAAGAGGTTGAGGACATAATAAAAATTCTTGAAAGCCTCGGGTACGTTGAAAAAGTGGAGTTCGGTTCAAAGGCCTGCGAGACCTGTCCTTTGAAGAAGGTCTGCTACGGTTCGTGTTTGAGACCCACTGGAGCAAAGGCGTTCAAACTGACTGAGAAGGCCTTCTCTCTGGAGAGGTAG
- the feoB gene encoding ferrous iron transport protein B yields the protein MAMKVVALAGNPNVGKTTVFNSLTGMRQHVGNWPGVTVEKKEGVFEYKGEKFLVVDLPGTYSLTAHSIDELVARNFLLNGNPDVVVNVVDATSLLRNLLLTMEIFEMGLKNVVIALNKIDLAEKKGIRIDPIKMSKALGVPVVAMSAKEGIGVEELKEKIYEMANGMVKTNPVVPRYDPEVEREIEHIIGCLKGTELEKRYPLRWLAIKLLQRDDEVMKLVLRHIGEEKLKEIMTHIGEAEARYGRAMDLIIASQKYEFIDRLTHEFMSYAGREGESLTDQLDRILIHPVYGFIALAIVFYGVFKFVFALGLPLQEWLDGLFASFGEWLAPHIANETLRGLVVDGVIGGVGSVLSFFPLVFLLFFALSVLEDVGYMARVAVLMEGIMRKFGLPGKAVIPLILGLGCNVPAVMATRTLEDERDRLVAMFVNPFIPCSARLSVISFLAGTFFSSNHALVALSVYLIAILVALLSAWFVSHFVVRGEESPFVIELPEYLIPSWKTVILHSWERSKEFVKKAGTVILLGSIFIWYLSNYPVELGSGKSYAETLGYLFEPYMMLMGLDWKAAVSLIFGIIAKENVISTYGVIYGTTEAIKNAMTPLQAYVLAVVTTLYIPCIATIGAIRAESNWKWALFTTAYMIAVASIVGILIWHVGIALGLS from the coding sequence ATGGCAATGAAGGTCGTTGCTCTCGCCGGAAACCCCAACGTTGGCAAAACAACGGTTTTTAACAGCCTAACGGGGATGAGGCAGCACGTTGGCAACTGGCCCGGCGTTACGGTCGAGAAGAAGGAGGGCGTTTTCGAGTACAAGGGTGAGAAGTTTCTCGTGGTGGATCTTCCGGGTACGTATTCCCTAACGGCACATTCAATTGACGAGCTGGTTGCGAGGAACTTTCTACTCAACGGAAACCCCGACGTTGTTGTGAACGTTGTTGATGCGACCTCTCTCCTGAGGAATCTCCTTCTAACCATGGAAATCTTTGAGATGGGCCTGAAGAACGTGGTAATAGCGCTAAACAAGATCGACCTGGCGGAGAAAAAAGGGATACGGATAGACCCCATAAAGATGTCAAAGGCTCTTGGAGTTCCTGTCGTAGCGATGAGTGCCAAGGAAGGCATAGGCGTCGAGGAGCTGAAGGAGAAAATATACGAGATGGCCAACGGGATGGTAAAAACTAACCCCGTCGTTCCAAGATACGATCCAGAGGTGGAGAGGGAGATAGAGCACATAATCGGTTGTCTGAAGGGAACGGAACTTGAAAAGCGCTATCCTCTTCGCTGGCTGGCAATAAAGCTCCTCCAGCGTGATGATGAAGTTATGAAGCTCGTCCTCAGGCACATCGGCGAGGAGAAGCTGAAGGAGATAATGACCCACATAGGTGAAGCAGAGGCGCGCTACGGCAGGGCGATGGATCTCATAATAGCCAGCCAGAAGTACGAGTTCATAGACAGGCTCACCCACGAGTTCATGAGCTACGCGGGCAGGGAAGGAGAGAGCCTGACGGACCAGCTCGACAGGATTTTGATACACCCAGTTTACGGCTTCATAGCACTTGCCATAGTTTTCTACGGGGTCTTTAAGTTCGTCTTTGCCCTTGGTTTGCCCCTCCAGGAGTGGCTTGACGGCCTCTTTGCCTCGTTTGGCGAGTGGCTTGCACCCCACATCGCGAACGAGACCCTCAGGGGCCTGGTAGTTGACGGCGTAATCGGCGGCGTTGGGTCGGTACTCAGCTTCTTCCCGCTGGTCTTTCTCCTGTTCTTCGCCCTGTCTGTACTGGAAGACGTTGGATACATGGCCAGGGTAGCGGTTCTGATGGAGGGCATCATGAGGAAGTTCGGCCTCCCTGGAAAGGCCGTTATTCCTCTCATCCTCGGCCTCGGCTGCAACGTTCCTGCGGTGATGGCGACCAGAACCCTTGAGGATGAAAGGGACAGGCTGGTTGCAATGTTCGTGAACCCGTTCATCCCTTGTTCGGCCCGTCTTAGCGTCATAAGCTTCCTAGCCGGGACTTTCTTTAGCTCCAACCATGCCCTAGTTGCCCTGAGCGTCTATCTGATAGCTATACTCGTTGCCCTGCTCTCGGCGTGGTTCGTCAGCCACTTCGTTGTAAGGGGCGAGGAGAGCCCCTTTGTCATCGAGCTCCCGGAATACCTCATACCAAGCTGGAAGACCGTGATACTCCACTCATGGGAGAGGAGCAAGGAGTTCGTGAAGAAAGCAGGAACAGTGATACTCCTAGGTTCGATCTTCATCTGGTACCTCAGCAACTACCCGGTTGAGCTCGGAAGCGGAAAGAGCTACGCTGAAACGCTTGGCTACCTCTTCGAGCCATACATGATGCTGATGGGCCTTGACTGGAAAGCAGCTGTGAGCCTGATCTTCGGCATCATAGCCAAAGAAAACGTCATATCTACCTACGGTGTCATATATGGAACTACGGAGGCTATAAAGAACGCCATGACTCCGCTTCAGGCTTATGTACTTGCGGTCGTCACGACGCTCTATATACCGTGCATAGCCACTATAGGTGCCATAAGGGCCGAGAGCAACTGGAAGTGGGCGCTGTTCACAACAGCCTACATGATAGCGGTTGCTTCCATCGTGGGCATTCTGATATGGCACGTGGGCATTGCCCTGGGCCTCTCCTGA
- a CDS encoding FeoA family protein: MLMIVPLNSLKPGERGIVVNLQGGPGFRNRLLGMGITPGAVVQVIEVYNPGPLIISVSGTRFAIGRGMASRIIVRKL; encoded by the coding sequence ATGCTCATGATCGTTCCATTGAATTCTCTAAAGCCTGGGGAGAGGGGGATTGTCGTTAACCTCCAGGGGGGTCCAGGATTCAGAAACAGACTGCTAGGAATGGGGATAACCCCCGGTGCGGTCGTTCAGGTCATCGAAGTCTACAACCCTGGCCCGCTAATCATAAGCGTTAGCGGCACTCGATTTGCTATTGGGAGAGGAATGGCCTCACGAATCATTGTGAGGAAGCTTTAG
- a CDS encoding DUF4870 domain-containing protein encodes MEEAPTGAPQKRTSLGLDENIEGLLAYLLGFVTGIILLLLEKESDFVRFHAMQSTIIFLPLWIAIKIFSYIPILGWIIADLLGLIGLVVWIVGMVKAYQGERYKFPIAGDLAEQWLGKVNV; translated from the coding sequence ATGGAAGAAGCCCCAACTGGAGCACCGCAAAAGAGGACTTCCCTCGGCCTCGATGAGAACATCGAGGGACTGCTCGCATACCTGCTTGGTTTTGTTACGGGAATAATACTCCTGCTCCTTGAGAAGGAAAGCGATTTCGTCCGTTTCCACGCTATGCAGTCAACGATAATCTTTCTCCCGCTGTGGATTGCCATAAAGATCTTCTCGTACATACCTATCCTGGGCTGGATTATCGCAGATCTCCTAGGTTTAATAGGCCTTGTTGTTTGGATTGTTGGTATGGTCAAGGCCTACCAGGGAGAGCGCTACAAGTTCCCAATTGCGGGAGATCTGGCAGAACAGTGGCTCGGCAAGGTGAACGTCTGA
- a CDS encoding DUF7411 family protein, which yields MLAEVIEETRKFAEKKGLFEKRVLMLFSGGKDSSLALYILKEAGLDVSALTFFHRWSWRETLNWAMRFTKKLSVEHYLVDITEGLLREAVGRKGPVCINCKKVMLWNAKWFALNSGFDVLAKGDNANDKIIGALLDQCEGDIRLCEIPRMGIPFFRPLIKYPAEIVEELAEEAGIRPYRMYEHARRRQWREGCPLQYIDKEEIVTPQLMDLAYKVNYEVSKVARRKRVRVSVRVPSFEIMCWDCDEETLEEVKSIIRRFGGKANAPAGKAEK from the coding sequence ATGCTCGCGGAAGTCATCGAGGAAACAAGAAAGTTCGCCGAGAAAAAAGGCCTTTTCGAAAAACGGGTTCTTATGCTGTTCTCTGGGGGAAAGGACAGTTCTCTCGCTCTCTACATTCTAAAAGAAGCGGGCCTCGACGTCTCGGCCTTGACCTTCTTCCATCGCTGGAGCTGGAGGGAAACCCTCAACTGGGCGATGAGGTTCACCAAAAAGCTCAGCGTCGAGCACTATCTTGTGGACATAACAGAGGGACTTCTCCGCGAGGCCGTTGGCAGGAAAGGGCCAGTCTGCATCAACTGTAAGAAGGTGATGCTCTGGAACGCCAAGTGGTTCGCCCTCAACAGCGGCTTCGACGTTTTAGCCAAAGGGGACAACGCGAACGACAAGATAATCGGTGCGCTCCTCGACCAGTGCGAAGGGGACATACGGCTCTGCGAGATTCCGAGGATGGGTATCCCCTTCTTCCGCCCCCTGATAAAGTACCCTGCCGAGATCGTTGAAGAGCTCGCCGAAGAGGCAGGAATAAGACCCTACCGCATGTACGAGCACGCGAGGAGGAGGCAGTGGAGGGAGGGCTGCCCTCTCCAGTACATAGACAAGGAGGAAATAGTAACCCCCCAACTCATGGACTTGGCCTACAAGGTGAACTACGAGGTGAGCAAGGTAGCGAGGAGAAAGAGAGTAAGGGTTAGCGTCCGCGTCCCGAGCTTTGAGATAATGTGCTGGGACTGCGACGAGGAGACGCTGGAAGAGGTTAAGTCGATAATCAGACGCTTTGGAGGGAAAGCCAATGCTCCCGCCGGGAAAGCTGAGAAATGA
- a CDS encoding AIR synthase family protein — MLPPGKLRNDILREVVFPNLGVEDSKVVYGPREGFDSAVLEYDDEHYLVVATDPTLGVPEETFGFFTYHFASSDVAVFGARPRWLVVDLLFPEGTSREFLEATMKDLNAECRKYGSAIVGGHTGVYPSISEPTATTTAMGIVRKGELKLPLAKPGDKIVVTAKVGLEFAVSAAYFRADELSKVLTKKELMRLKRSFYFETAVPDALVAKPFVRGMHDATEGGLTALHEIADNSGVGFRVYSDRLHIDPLVKKVLDFYDLKPWSVSSTGTLIAITPTEKVNSLITELLKNGILAFELGEFTEEKDRVLVEGEEERPFPEFTEDPYVRLYGKG; from the coding sequence ATGCTCCCGCCGGGAAAGCTGAGAAATGACATCCTTCGCGAGGTCGTCTTTCCCAACCTCGGAGTGGAGGATAGTAAGGTAGTCTACGGGCCTAGGGAGGGCTTTGACTCGGCTGTTCTTGAATACGACGATGAACACTACCTCGTGGTTGCTACAGATCCAACGCTCGGCGTTCCGGAGGAGACATTCGGCTTCTTTACCTACCACTTCGCCTCAAGTGACGTGGCGGTTTTCGGGGCGAGGCCGAGGTGGCTCGTCGTTGACCTCCTCTTCCCCGAAGGGACTTCGAGGGAATTCCTTGAGGCAACGATGAAAGACCTGAACGCCGAATGCCGCAAGTACGGGTCAGCAATAGTTGGTGGCCACACTGGTGTTTATCCGAGCATCTCAGAGCCAACCGCTACGACAACTGCCATGGGCATAGTCAGGAAAGGCGAGCTGAAGCTCCCCCTCGCCAAGCCAGGAGATAAAATAGTCGTGACGGCTAAGGTCGGCCTTGAGTTCGCTGTTTCAGCGGCCTACTTTAGGGCAGACGAGCTTTCAAAGGTTCTGACCAAAAAAGAGCTCATGAGGCTCAAGCGCTCTTTCTACTTTGAAACGGCTGTTCCCGACGCACTAGTGGCTAAACCCTTTGTGAGGGGCATGCACGATGCAACAGAGGGCGGTTTAACGGCCCTCCACGAGATAGCGGACAACTCTGGAGTTGGCTTCAGGGTTTACTCAGATAGACTCCACATTGACCCGCTCGTTAAGAAGGTGCTCGACTTCTACGACCTCAAACCGTGGAGCGTCTCCTCAACAGGGACACTGATAGCCATAACGCCCACCGAAAAAGTTAATTCCCTAATTACAGAATTACTTAAAAATGGAATTCTTGCATTCGAGCTGGGGGAGTTCACGGAGGAGAAGGACAGGGTTCTGGTTGAAGGGGAAGAGGAGAGACCCTTCCCGGAGTTCACAGAGGACCCGTATGTGAGGCTGTATGGAAAGGGCTAA
- a CDS encoding nucleotidyltransferase domain-containing protein, whose protein sequence is MRDIIRKAIVETAEELGVEVKEIILFGSRARGDFRKDSDWDVLVVTKERIPRHVELELYKLVHRKLLFNGIKADILIISKDELEKVKDNKAYVYYYALKEGIKV, encoded by the coding sequence ATGCGAGACATCATAAGGAAAGCCATCGTAGAAACTGCAGAGGAGCTTGGAGTCGAAGTCAAAGAAATAATCCTCTTCGGATCAAGGGCCAGAGGGGATTTCAGGAAAGACTCCGACTGGGATGTGCTGGTAGTAACTAAGGAAAGGATTCCAAGACACGTTGAACTTGAGCTGTATAAGTTGGTTCATAGGAAACTGCTGTTTAATGGCATAAAGGCTGACATTCTCATAATATCCAAGGATGAGCTTGAGAAAGTAAAGGATAATAAGGCTTACGTCTATTATTACGCCCTCAAGGAGGGAATCAAGGTTTGA
- a CDS encoding HEPN domain-containing protein, whose translation MSYKEWLKKAEKDLILSRLSLSEGIYDYAAFHAQQCAEKALKAFLVWSSKPIKKTHDIGELIILCSQIDGEFMELFELDVDLLTAYAVEARYPTLHEPDREEAERAIELAEIALSFVKSKITSP comes from the coding sequence TTGAGCTACAAGGAGTGGCTGAAGAAGGCTGAAAAGGATCTGATCCTCTCTCGCCTCAGCTTATCCGAAGGCATCTATGATTATGCCGCCTTCCACGCCCAACAATGTGCCGAAAAAGCGCTGAAAGCGTTTCTAGTGTGGAGTAGTAAGCCCATTAAGAAAACACATGACATTGGAGAGTTAATAATACTGTGTTCCCAAATTGACGGGGAGTTTATGGAACTATTCGAACTAGACGTTGATCTTTTAACAGCTTATGCGGTGGAAGCGAGGTATCCCACACTACACGAGCCAGATAGAGAAGAAGCCGAAAGGGCAATAGAACTAGCCGAGATTGCCCTCAGCTTCGTAAAATCAAAGATTACTTCACCCTGA